The proteins below are encoded in one region of Oligoflexus sp.:
- a CDS encoding matrixin family metalloprotease, whose protein sequence is MANMLGKYLGGIGGIAFTFASFIACGSQMYKVSVHEDIDTTKTETASPHSNDKTSTLYGIHAAKGWNGVHIPFKFGKDMTQQQKVHLMAAIQRWEWAVGKKLFAFDGDHAGVTGDSFKDLYSSLQDNVNGHYLDNNWSKTGKPDSVLATTIWNNGFDASIIAKADIRFNTQNYLIGDSMTLKAKDNKDVVDMQSLALHELGHLLGLTHVSEDVDTLSIMNPALFIGEGLATRELSRGDIERIQTVYGCEGKACDIDALLKEQETADWEKLTLTAQAWIETKAQESPKLQLN, encoded by the coding sequence ATGGCCAACATGCTCGGCAAGTACTTAGGTGGTATCGGTGGTATCGCCTTTACATTCGCCAGCTTTATCGCCTGTGGATCACAGATGTATAAAGTCTCGGTGCATGAGGACATCGACACCACGAAGACCGAGACGGCCAGCCCGCATTCCAATGATAAGACATCGACTCTCTATGGTATTCATGCCGCCAAAGGCTGGAACGGGGTTCATATCCCCTTCAAGTTCGGCAAGGACATGACCCAGCAGCAGAAGGTGCACCTGATGGCGGCCATCCAACGCTGGGAATGGGCCGTCGGCAAAAAGCTCTTTGCATTTGATGGTGATCACGCGGGTGTGACCGGAGACTCCTTCAAGGACCTTTATAGCTCGCTCCAGGACAATGTGAACGGACATTATCTGGATAACAACTGGAGCAAGACCGGAAAGCCTGACTCCGTGCTGGCGACGACGATCTGGAACAACGGATTCGATGCCTCGATCATTGCCAAGGCTGACATTCGCTTCAATACTCAGAACTATCTGATCGGCGATAGCATGACTCTGAAAGCCAAGGATAACAAGGACGTCGTCGACATGCAGTCCTTGGCGCTGCATGAACTCGGTCACCTTCTTGGACTCACGCACGTCTCGGAAGACGTGGATACCTTGTCCATCATGAACCCTGCCCTCTTCATCGGCGAGGGCCTTGCCACTCGTGAACTGTCACGCGGCGATATTGAACGCATCCAGACCGTTTATGGATGCGAAGGCAAGGCCTGTGACATTGATGCGCTGCTGAAAGAGCAGGAAACGGCCGACTGGGAGAAGCTCACGCTGACCGCCCAGGCCTGGATCGAAACGAAAGCCCAGGAATCACCCAAGCTTCAGTTGAACTAA
- a CDS encoding LysM peptidoglycan-binding domain-containing protein translates to MRTLRRFYTGLALSALILSSNCTTSDSGDVEDSFEAADAGNQVVEVQKDEINDSEIPDPEQVAADAQRAAESAGESIDGNSSGTIQDLTAEQQAEQKSPDLPEDHPADASNYQMAEQNKTAQPVSDVEPAAQTDSLPSLSQVVAESDTPADTASPMQNSMVSASDAGMDSTGTMDSEKPAKARKNKVRKTRSPRGTEHLSGNFYIVQPGDTLGQISTIIFGTSRRWQDLATANSLDANTPIFPGDVLRYPADSASASFESAYKNLPRSKVVVQKGDTLELIAERQLGNKAFWKLVWRWNEAIIAEPNRIFEGQSLDYIAAEELTALLSDRKGLKSAH, encoded by the coding sequence GTGAGAACACTTCGCCGTTTCTATACTGGTCTGGCTTTGTCGGCTCTTATTCTTTCCTCGAACTGCACCACCAGCGACAGCGGTGATGTAGAAGACAGCTTCGAGGCTGCGGATGCAGGCAATCAGGTTGTTGAAGTTCAAAAAGACGAAATCAATGACAGTGAAATCCCCGATCCCGAGCAGGTCGCCGCGGATGCTCAGCGTGCTGCGGAAAGCGCGGGTGAATCCATAGACGGCAACAGCTCCGGCACCATTCAGGATTTGACTGCCGAGCAGCAGGCCGAGCAAAAATCCCCTGATCTTCCAGAAGATCATCCGGCCGACGCCAGCAATTATCAGATGGCTGAGCAAAACAAGACAGCGCAACCTGTGAGCGACGTAGAGCCTGCGGCCCAGACCGACAGCCTGCCATCCCTTTCCCAGGTCGTGGCAGAAAGCGATACACCGGCCGACACAGCCTCGCCTATGCAGAATTCCATGGTCAGCGCCTCGGACGCCGGCATGGACAGCACTGGGACCATGGATTCCGAGAAACCAGCCAAGGCTCGTAAAAACAAGGTTCGGAAGACCCGCAGTCCACGCGGCACCGAGCACCTTTCCGGTAACTTCTATATCGTTCAGCCGGGCGACACGCTGGGTCAGATCTCGACCATCATCTTCGGAACATCGCGCCGCTGGCAGGACCTCGCAACAGCCAACAGCCTGGACGCCAATACTCCGATCTTCCCCGGTGACGTTCTTCGCTATCCCGCAGATTCTGCCTCGGCGTCATTCGAAAGCGCCTATAAGAATCTGCCTCGCTCGAAGGTCGTTGTGCAGAAGGGTGACACCCTGGAGCTGATCGCCGAACGTCAGCTCGGTAATAAAGCCTTCTGGAAACTGGTCTGGCGCTGGAACGAAGCTATCATCGCGGAACCTAACAGGATTTTCGAAGGCCAGAGCCTTGACTACATCGCGGCCGAGGAACTGACCGCACTTCTTTCCGATCGTAAGGGACTTAAGTCGGCTCACTAA